In the Acomys russatus chromosome 11, mAcoRus1.1, whole genome shotgun sequence genome, one interval contains:
- the LOC127195134 gene encoding gastricsin: MKWMVVALLCLPILEASLLRVPLKKMKTVRETMKEKGVLKDFLKTHKHDIGRKYRLGNFGDFSVLYEPMAYMDASYYGEISIGTPPQNFLVLFDTGSSNLWVSSVYCQSQACTTHARYNPSESSTYYTEGQTFSLQYGTGSLTGFFGYDTMTVQGIQVPNQEFGLSENEPGTNFVYAKFDGIMGLAYPGLSEGGATTALQGLLQEGALSQPLFGVYLGSQQGSNGGQIVFGGVDENLYTGEITWVPVTRELYWQISIEEFFIGEQASGWCSQGCQGIVDTGTSLLTMPSQYLSELLQAIGAEEGEYGEYFVNCDSVSSLPTFSFVLNGVQLPLSPSAYIIQEGSYCMVGLETTYLTSESGQPMWILGDVFLRSYYAIFDMGNNRVGFATAV; this comes from the exons GGTCCccctgaagaaaatgaagacagtcCGCGAGACCATGAAGGAGAAGGGTGTGCTCAAAGATTTTCTGAAGACCCACAAGCACGATATTGGCAGGAAGTACCGCCTGGGCAACTTTGGTGACTTCAGCGTGCTCTATGAGCCCATGGCCTACATGGac GCTTCCTACTATGGCGAGATCAGCATCGGGACTCCACCCCAGAACTTCCTGGTCCTTTTCGACACTGGCTCCTCCAACCTGTGGGTGTCTTCTGTCTACTGCCAGAGCCAGGCCTGCA CCACACATGCCCGCTACAACCCCAGTGAGTCCTCCACTTACTACACGGAAGGGCAGACTTTCTCCCTGCAGTATGGTACCGGCAGCCTGACTGGCTTCTTTGGCTATGACACTATGACG GTCCAAGGCATTCAGGTCCCCAACCAGGAGTTTGGCCTGAGTGAGAATGAGCCAGGTACCAATTTTGTCTATGCAAAATTTGATGGCATCATGGGCCTGGCCTACCCTGGGCTGTCTGAAGGGGGCGCCACCACCGCCTTGCAGGGCTTGCTGCAGGAGGGTGCCCTCTCCCAGCCACTCTTTGGTGTCTACCTTGGCAG CCAGCAGGGGTCTAATGGAGGACAGATCGTGTTTGGAGGTGTGGATGAGAACCTCTACACTGGGGAGATCACCTGGGTTCCTGTCACTCGGGAGCTGTACTGGCAGATTAGCATCGAGGA GTTCTTTATTGGTGAGCAGGCCTCTGGCTGGTGTTCCCAAGGCTGTCAGGGCATTGTAGACACCGGCACCTCTCTGCTCACCATGCCTTCCCAGTACCTGAGTGAGCTGCTGCAGGCCATCGGAGCCGAGGAAGGAGAATACGGAGAG TATTTTGTGAACTGTGACAGTGTCAGCAGCCTGCCTACCTTCAGCTTTGTCCTCAATGGTGTCCAGCTCCCTCTGTCACCCTCTGCCTACATCATCCAG GAGGGCAGCTACTGCATGGTCGGCCTTGAGACCACCTATCTGACCTCTGAGAGTGGCCAGCCCATGTGGATCCTTGGAGATGTCTTCCTCAGGTCTTACTACGCCATCTTTGACATGGGCAACAACAGAGTCGGCTTTGCCACCGCCGTCTAG